Proteins co-encoded in one Polynucleobacter sp. MG-6-Vaara-E2 genomic window:
- the lpxC gene encoding UDP-3-O-acyl-N-acetylglucosamine deacetylase: protein MMKQRTIANPVKTVGIGLHSGRKVTISIKPAPVDSGVQFVRVDTPEQSLVPATALAVCDTRLASVIQKDGVRVSTVEHLLSACAGLGLDNLLIELDGEEVPIMDGSAASFLFLIESAGIVEQEAPRQFVVIKKPVEVREGDKLARLEPFFGFKLDFTIDFKHPAVDKTGQRFVVDFAEHAYRNEIGRARTFGFAHEVEALREMGLARGGSLDNAIVLDEHRILNNEELRYEDEFVRHKILDAIGDLYLVGHPIVGAYVAEKSGHALNNALLRKLLEDPSSYEISSFAENKAPEAYSQENQPLFF, encoded by the coding sequence ATGATGAAGCAAAGAACCATTGCGAACCCGGTGAAAACCGTGGGTATTGGTTTGCACTCTGGTCGTAAGGTGACTATCTCGATTAAGCCTGCTCCAGTAGATTCAGGGGTGCAGTTCGTTCGTGTTGATACTCCAGAGCAGTCCTTGGTTCCAGCAACTGCTTTGGCTGTATGCGATACGCGGCTTGCATCGGTCATTCAAAAAGATGGTGTGAGAGTTTCCACGGTTGAGCATTTACTCTCAGCCTGTGCTGGGCTTGGTTTGGACAATCTTTTGATTGAGCTTGATGGTGAAGAAGTACCCATCATGGATGGAAGCGCCGCTTCATTTTTATTCTTAATTGAATCTGCCGGTATTGTTGAGCAAGAGGCTCCCCGTCAATTTGTAGTGATTAAAAAACCAGTAGAAGTGCGTGAAGGTGACAAGCTTGCTCGCCTCGAACCATTCTTTGGTTTTAAGTTAGATTTCACAATCGACTTTAAACATCCTGCAGTCGATAAAACTGGTCAACGATTTGTTGTGGATTTTGCGGAGCACGCATACCGTAATGAAATTGGACGTGCTCGTACATTTGGATTTGCGCATGAAGTTGAAGCCCTGAGGGAGATGGGTCTTGCTCGTGGCGGTAGCTTAGACAACGCCATTGTTCTGGATGAGCACCGTATTTTGAATAACGAAGAGCTTCGTTATGAAGATGAGTTTGTGCGCCATAAAATTTTGGACGCGATTGGAGATCTTTATCTAGTTGGGCATCCTATTGTGGGTGCTTATGTGGCTGAAAAATCAGGCCATGCCTTGAACAATGCGCTATTACGCAAGCTCTTGGAAGATCCAAGTTCTTATGAGATTAGTAGCTTTGCTGAAAATAAAGCGCCCGAAGCCTATTCTCAGGAGAATCAACCTCTCTTTTTCTAA
- the murC gene encoding UDP-N-acetylmuramate--L-alanine ligase, with product MKHIVQQIHFVGIGGAGMSGIAEVLLNLGYQVSGSDLAESVITKRLKELGAVIHIGHDPKNIGSAEAVVISTAVAGNNPEVLAARAAKIPVIQRAVMLGELMRLKQGIAIAGTHGKTTTTSLVASVLAEGGLDPTFVIGGKLNSAGANARLGRGDFIVVEADESDASFLQLFPAMEVVTNIDADHMDTYQHDMARLKQAFVQFIQRMPFYGVAVLCIDDSNVRDIIPFVSQPVLRYGLSDDADIRASNVRADGTQMHFTVERRTVRRHGNKPGPLNVTLNLPGLHNVQNALAAIGIATELGVGDEAITKALSEFGGVGRRFQRYGEIPLASGGSFTLIDDYGHHPVEMAATLEAARGAFPDRRLVLAFQPHRFTRTRDCFGEFVQVLRNFDALVLTEVYPAGEAKIPGADGKSLMKAALAEDKHSKALLDSAAVVFASNVAEIPEKLSQVLKDGDVLITMGAGSISALPHTLSEARNV from the coding sequence ATGAAACATATCGTGCAACAAATTCACTTTGTCGGCATTGGTGGCGCGGGTATGAGTGGCATCGCCGAAGTACTCTTGAATTTGGGTTATCAGGTATCTGGTTCAGATTTGGCTGAGAGTGTTATTACTAAGCGCCTTAAAGAACTCGGCGCGGTTATTCACATTGGCCATGATCCGAAAAATATAGGTAGTGCTGAAGCAGTGGTGATTTCAACTGCAGTGGCTGGCAATAATCCTGAAGTATTAGCAGCTCGTGCGGCAAAAATTCCAGTAATTCAACGTGCCGTGATGTTGGGTGAGTTGATGCGTTTGAAGCAGGGTATTGCGATTGCTGGAACGCACGGCAAGACAACTACTACTAGTTTGGTTGCATCTGTATTGGCTGAAGGTGGTTTAGATCCAACCTTTGTGATTGGCGGTAAGCTCAACTCTGCTGGTGCAAATGCGCGCTTGGGTCGCGGTGATTTCATTGTGGTTGAGGCAGATGAATCGGATGCATCTTTCTTGCAGCTATTTCCGGCAATGGAGGTGGTCACCAATATTGATGCTGATCACATGGATACCTATCAACATGACATGGCGAGATTGAAGCAAGCATTTGTCCAATTTATCCAGCGTATGCCATTTTATGGTGTTGCAGTTCTATGTATCGATGACTCCAACGTAAGAGACATTATTCCTTTTGTTTCTCAGCCTGTATTGCGATACGGACTTTCGGACGACGCTGATATTCGCGCAAGTAACGTTCGTGCGGATGGAACTCAGATGCATTTCACGGTTGAGCGCCGCACCGTACGTCGTCATGGCAATAAACCCGGCCCACTCAACGTGACACTCAATTTGCCAGGCTTGCATAACGTACAAAATGCCCTCGCTGCAATTGGTATCGCGACTGAATTAGGGGTTGGCGACGAGGCTATCACCAAGGCTTTATCTGAGTTTGGTGGTGTTGGCCGTCGCTTCCAACGTTATGGTGAGATTCCATTAGCTTCAGGCGGTAGCTTCACATTGATTGATGACTATGGTCATCACCCAGTAGAGATGGCTGCTACTTTAGAGGCGGCACGTGGGGCATTCCCAGATCGTCGCCTGGTTCTAGCTTTTCAACCACATCGCTTTACTAGAACGCGCGATTGCTTCGGCGAGTTTGTGCAAGTTCTCCGAAATTTTGATGCTTTGGTTTTAACCGAGGTGTATCCAGCTGGTGAAGCCAAGATTCCTGGCGCCGATGGTAAGAGCTTGATGAAGGCGGCCCTAGCTGAAGATAAGCATTCCAAAGCGTTGCTCGATTCTGCCGCAGTGGTATTCGCATCGAATGTTGCAGAGATCCCAGAAAAATTAAGTCAAGTTTTAAAAGATGGAGATGTATTAATTACGATGGGCGCAGGATCTATTTCAGCATTGCCTCACACCTTATCGGAGGCAAGAAATGTCTAA
- a CDS encoding cell division protein FtsQ/DivIB — MSNFMDRFGEIFAMLMSPIWNYPDRMQKLSRFLLRCFVVMMVFGVLVWLSQRPVFALKQIQIEPVVGQTLKHINKSLVKQQVLETVQGNFFSVRLEDVKRGFESMPWVRHANVRRVWPNGLIVSIEEQRPFGTWGGAESHELINNHGEVFAGRVSEVSDDVRLIDFHGPEDAGREVMSLYEKANNWFKPWGAEVTSLALTERYAWHIKLSNGMKVEFGRDEESSDKTLTEERVARLFKYWPQVQEKWSNRIDAVDLRYANGFAVHLAAASVKKNDVDGKKSELKQ, encoded by the coding sequence ATGAGTAATTTCATGGACCGGTTTGGCGAAATTTTTGCCATGTTGATGTCTCCGATCTGGAATTATCCCGATCGGATGCAAAAGCTTAGCCGTTTCTTATTGCGTTGTTTTGTAGTGATGATGGTTTTTGGGGTATTGGTGTGGTTAAGTCAGCGCCCTGTGTTTGCGCTAAAGCAAATTCAAATTGAGCCTGTTGTTGGTCAAACTTTGAAGCACATTAATAAATCACTTGTGAAGCAACAAGTTTTGGAAACCGTACAAGGCAACTTCTTCAGCGTTCGCTTGGAAGATGTTAAGCGTGGTTTTGAGAGCATGCCTTGGGTGCGTCATGCTAATGTTCGCCGCGTTTGGCCTAACGGCTTAATTGTGAGCATTGAGGAGCAGAGGCCCTTTGGCACTTGGGGTGGTGCTGAGAGTCATGAACTCATCAACAATCATGGCGAAGTCTTTGCGGGCCGTGTTTCTGAGGTTAGTGATGATGTGCGCCTAATTGATTTTCATGGGCCCGAGGATGCTGGCAGGGAAGTGATGAGTCTGTATGAGAAAGCAAATAACTGGTTCAAGCCATGGGGTGCAGAGGTGACCAGTCTTGCCTTGACTGAACGCTATGCCTGGCATATCAAATTATCAAATGGCATGAAGGTGGAGTTTGGGCGCGATGAAGAAAGTTCAGACAAAACATTAACCGAAGAGCGTGTGGCACGTCTCTTTAAATATTGGCCACAAGTACAAGAAAAGTGGTCTAACCGTATTGATGCGGTGGATTTGCGTTATGCAAATGGTTTTGCGGTTCATCTTGCCGCTGCAAGTGTGAAAAAGAATGATGTTGATGGCAAGAAAAGTGAGCTGAAGCAATGA
- a CDS encoding D-alanine--D-alanine ligase, producing MSKLSFGLWGDRVKSRLASLDVKAFGRVGVLLGGRSGEREISLMSGNGVLQALISKGVDAYAFDPGLRNPTELVAEKFDRIFISLHGRYGEDGTIQGLLDLLELPYTGSGVLASALAIDKIVTKQVWISNGLSTPEFEELTADSDWNAVANHLGLPLIVKPAHEGSSLGLTKVKSVEELPAAYQLAAGLDKKVIAETCIVGDELTCPLVGQDLSAEALPVIKIIPPQANYDFHNKYFSDETQYLCPTGLAPEVNQRVQELALAAYRALGCRTWGRADVMLDQKTGKPYLLEMNTSPGMTSHSLVPMAAKAAGVEYADLVLWLLSQTLQEKEGTTA from the coding sequence ATGTCTAAGCTAAGTTTTGGTTTGTGGGGTGATCGTGTTAAGTCACGATTGGCTAGCTTGGACGTAAAAGCTTTTGGCCGCGTTGGTGTCTTACTGGGTGGCCGCTCTGGTGAGCGTGAAATTTCCCTAATGTCTGGCAATGGCGTTCTTCAAGCCCTAATATCTAAAGGGGTTGACGCCTATGCATTTGATCCAGGCCTACGCAATCCGACTGAACTGGTTGCCGAGAAATTTGATCGTATCTTCATTTCTTTGCATGGTCGGTATGGTGAAGATGGAACAATCCAAGGATTACTTGATTTACTTGAGCTGCCATATACCGGTAGTGGTGTGCTTGCTTCAGCTTTGGCCATTGACAAGATTGTCACCAAGCAAGTTTGGATTAGTAATGGACTTTCTACTCCTGAATTTGAGGAGTTAACTGCAGATAGCGACTGGAACGCTGTCGCAAATCATCTTGGTTTGCCATTAATTGTGAAGCCAGCGCATGAAGGTTCATCTTTAGGCCTCACTAAAGTGAAGTCTGTTGAAGAGCTACCTGCTGCTTATCAACTTGCTGCTGGGCTTGATAAAAAGGTCATCGCAGAAACTTGCATCGTCGGAGATGAATTAACTTGCCCCTTGGTTGGTCAGGACCTTAGTGCTGAAGCATTGCCTGTGATCAAAATTATTCCGCCACAAGCCAATTACGATTTTCATAACAAGTATTTCTCGGATGAGACGCAATATCTTTGCCCTACTGGGTTGGCGCCTGAAGTGAATCAGCGAGTGCAGGAGTTAGCTTTGGCAGCCTATCGGGCTTTGGGTTGCCGCACTTGGGGTCGTGCTGATGTGATGCTTGATCAAAAAACAGGGAAGCCCTATTTGCTGGAGATGAATACCTCTCCTGGTATGACTTCTCACTCTTTAGTGCCGATGGCGGCAAAAGCTGCTGGCGTTGAATATGCTGATTTAGTGCTTTGGTTGCTCAGTCAGACCTTGCAGGAGAAAGAGGGTACTACTGCATGA
- the murG gene encoding undecaprenyldiphospho-muramoylpentapeptide beta-N-acetylglucosaminyltransferase produces the protein MTKPSILVMAGGTGGHIFPGLAVAQYLRICGWNVSWLGNQSGMEYRLVKSCDFPFEAVEFGGLRGKGLKAKIMLPINLVRACFQSWKIMRRLKPNVVLGMGGYITFPGGLVTKFLKRPLVLHEANSVAGSANRALAKIAMRTLTGFPNTMERAEWVGNPIREEFDHIQKSEARYHDRQGPLSILVVGGSLGAAALNENIPAALALIPKDVRPSVIHQAGDKHLADLQKRYAELGVEADIRPFIDDIPTAYANADLVICRSGAMTVSELAACGVASCLIPFPHAIDDHQTANAKFLSDAGAAVLLPQQSLNPQDLALMIQNFNRSDLKDMAIRAHALAKPHATQRVAEVCADCAGVGI, from the coding sequence ATGACCAAACCCTCAATCTTGGTGATGGCTGGTGGAACTGGTGGGCATATATTCCCGGGCCTTGCTGTTGCTCAATATTTACGAATCTGCGGTTGGAATGTCTCTTGGTTGGGCAACCAAAGTGGTATGGAATATCGCTTAGTGAAGTCTTGTGACTTTCCTTTTGAAGCAGTTGAGTTTGGCGGCTTGCGTGGAAAGGGTCTCAAGGCAAAAATCATGCTTCCAATCAATTTAGTACGAGCATGCTTTCAGAGCTGGAAGATTATGCGTCGCTTAAAGCCCAATGTTGTCTTGGGTATGGGTGGTTACATTACATTCCCTGGCGGTTTAGTAACGAAATTTTTAAAGCGTCCCCTGGTATTGCATGAGGCAAACTCAGTAGCAGGTAGTGCTAATCGTGCATTAGCAAAGATTGCAATGCGCACCTTGACTGGCTTTCCAAATACGATGGAAAGAGCGGAGTGGGTTGGTAATCCGATTCGCGAAGAGTTTGATCACATACAAAAGTCAGAGGCACGCTATCACGATCGCCAGGGCCCTCTCTCTATCTTGGTTGTTGGTGGTAGTTTGGGCGCAGCGGCATTAAATGAAAATATTCCCGCAGCGTTAGCCTTGATTCCAAAAGATGTGCGTCCATCAGTGATTCATCAAGCAGGCGATAAGCATTTAGCAGACTTGCAAAAACGATATGCTGAGCTAGGTGTAGAAGCAGACATTCGTCCCTTTATAGATGACATACCAACTGCATATGCAAATGCAGATTTGGTGATCTGCCGTTCTGGAGCAATGACTGTTTCAGAATTGGCGGCCTGCGGCGTTGCATCTTGCTTGATCCCATTTCCTCATGCGATTGATGATCATCAAACAGCAAATGCTAAATTTTTGTCAGATGCTGGTGCTGCAGTTTTATTACCTCAGCAATCTCTTAATCCTCAAGACCTGGCTTTGATGATTCAAAACTTCAATCGCAGTGACCTGAAGGACATGGCTATTCGTGCGCATGCTTTGGCTAAGCCACATGCAACCCAGCGAGTGGCTGAGGTGTGCGCAGATTGTGCGGGGGTGGGTATATGA
- a CDS encoding peroxiredoxin has product MIAVGQKLPNATLYEFMNEETEGCALGPNAFEVEKLAAGKKIVIFALPGAFTPTCSAKHVPGYVEHFDAIKAKGVDEIWCISVNDPFVMGAWGRDQKVGKKIRMLGDGSAEFTKKVGLELDLTARGLGLRSDRYAMIVEDGVVKSLDREAPGKFEVSDAASILKKL; this is encoded by the coding sequence ATGATTGCTGTTGGACAAAAACTACCAAACGCCACTCTTTATGAATTTATGAATGAAGAGACTGAAGGCTGTGCATTAGGGCCTAATGCTTTTGAAGTTGAGAAGCTTGCGGCTGGAAAAAAGATTGTGATTTTTGCTCTACCTGGTGCCTTTACGCCGACTTGTTCAGCAAAGCACGTGCCCGGATATGTTGAGCACTTCGATGCGATTAAAGCAAAGGGTGTAGATGAGATTTGGTGTATCTCTGTGAATGATCCATTTGTGATGGGTGCATGGGGACGTGATCAAAAGGTTGGAAAAAAGATTCGTATGTTGGGTGACGGTAGTGCTGAGTTCACTAAGAAGGTTGGTTTGGAGTTGGATTTGACTGCTCGTGGCTTAGGTCTTCGCTCAGATCGTTATGCCATGATTGTGGAAGATGGCGTCGTAAAAAGTTTAGATCGTGAAGCTCCAGGTAAGTTTGAGGTAAGCGATGCAGCCTCGATTCTGAAAAAACTGTAA
- the ftsZ gene encoding cell division protein FtsZ has product MEFEMLDQETAGKTIIKVVGVGGAGGNAVQHMIRRGVNGVEFICMNTDAGALQRSEASVNLQLGSSGLGAGAKPEIGAASAEEARARIADTLQGAHMVFITAGMGGGTGTGAAPIVAQVAKEMGILTVGVISKPFDFEGVKRLKVAENGAAELESYVDSLIVVLNEKLFEVMGEDAEFDKAFACADDVLHNAVSGIAEIINVQGLINVDFEDVKTVMGEQGKAMMGTATVSGMDRARLAAEAAVASPLLEGVDLSGARGVLVNITASRSLKLSETREVMAAIRGYAADDATVIFGTVYDESLGDALRVTVVATGLNNPQARKANQPEVVWRQATGTHDAMPTMADLNTFAPASASAAISKVSLDSALSTSAGMVLTGSASTPAVAAQPASSGVDYSQYDLPRVFRSSREATAAPTLGADSSPQAKTLLDKGADYYEIPAFLRKQAD; this is encoded by the coding sequence ATGGAATTTGAAATGTTAGATCAAGAAACAGCTGGCAAAACCATCATTAAAGTGGTTGGTGTCGGTGGGGCTGGCGGTAATGCAGTCCAACACATGATCCGTCGCGGTGTAAATGGCGTAGAGTTCATTTGCATGAACACCGATGCTGGCGCTTTGCAGCGCTCTGAGGCATCTGTGAATTTGCAACTGGGCTCTAGCGGATTAGGTGCTGGTGCTAAACCTGAAATCGGTGCGGCCTCTGCCGAAGAAGCTCGTGCTCGTATTGCCGATACATTGCAAGGTGCTCATATGGTGTTCATCACTGCTGGTATGGGTGGTGGTACAGGTACTGGGGCTGCTCCAATCGTCGCTCAAGTCGCAAAAGAAATGGGCATTTTGACAGTTGGTGTTATCAGCAAGCCATTCGACTTTGAGGGTGTGAAGCGCTTGAAAGTTGCGGAGAATGGCGCAGCTGAGTTGGAGTCCTATGTAGATTCATTGATCGTTGTACTCAATGAAAAACTCTTTGAAGTGATGGGTGAAGATGCTGAGTTTGATAAAGCATTCGCATGCGCTGATGATGTACTGCATAACGCAGTTTCTGGAATTGCAGAAATCATCAATGTTCAAGGTTTAATTAACGTTGACTTTGAAGACGTCAAGACTGTGATGGGCGAACAAGGTAAGGCGATGATGGGAACTGCAACAGTTTCTGGTATGGATCGCGCACGTTTGGCTGCTGAAGCTGCTGTTGCATCGCCATTACTTGAAGGGGTGGATTTATCTGGTGCGCGTGGCGTATTGGTCAATATCACGGCTAGCCGTTCATTGAAGCTTTCTGAAACACGTGAAGTGATGGCTGCGATTCGTGGCTATGCTGCCGATGATGCAACTGTGATCTTCGGCACTGTGTATGATGAGAGCTTGGGTGATGCATTGCGTGTCACTGTCGTGGCTACAGGTTTGAATAATCCACAAGCCCGCAAAGCTAATCAGCCAGAAGTAGTTTGGAGACAAGCTACTGGTACGCATGACGCAATGCCAACAATGGCTGACCTGAATACCTTTGCGCCAGCTAGTGCATCAGCTGCGATTAGCAAGGTGAGCTTAGATTCTGCTTTGAGCACTAGCGCAGGTATGGTTCTAACAGGTTCGGCTAGTACACCTGCAGTGGCAGCACAGCCAGCAAGTAGTGGCGTTGATTACAGTCAGTACGATTTACCACGGGTTTTTCGTAGCTCTCGTGAAGCGACTGCCGCTCCTACATTGGGTGCAGATAGTTCTCCACAAGCAAAAACCTTGTTGGATAAAGGGGCTGATTACTATGAAATCCCTGCATTTTTACGTAAACAAGCAGATTAA
- the ftsA gene encoding cell division protein FtsA, producing MSKDNRDLLVGLDIGTSKVVALVAELAPDGQFNVVGVGQTASKGLKKGVVVNIEATVQSIQKALEEAEIMADRQIVQVFTGIAGNHIVSFNSSGMVAIRDKEVSAGDVERVLETAKAINIPTDQQILHILVQEFIIDGQEDVREPIGMSGLRLEVKVHIVTGAVSAAQNIVKCVRRCGLEVNDLILQPLASSLAVLTEDEKELGVVLVDIGGGTTDIAIYCQGSIRHTAVIPIAGDQITNDIAMALRTPTIDAEDLKIAHGIARQEMADPAAMIDVPGVGDREPRPMSKQALAAVIEPRVEELFTLVRGVVRDSGYEDMVSSGIVLTGGTSLMPGMVELAEQVFLRPARIGTPEYRGHLHEVLRSPRFATSIGLLMEGQAQFMRGRRVSQSGALQAVVSRMKEWFAGNF from the coding sequence ATGAGTAAAGACAATCGCGATTTATTGGTTGGATTGGATATTGGCACTTCCAAGGTAGTAGCCTTGGTTGCTGAGTTGGCTCCTGACGGTCAATTTAATGTGGTTGGCGTTGGCCAAACTGCTTCAAAAGGCTTAAAGAAAGGTGTCGTCGTCAATATCGAGGCAACTGTTCAGTCCATTCAGAAGGCATTAGAAGAAGCTGAGATCATGGCTGATCGTCAGATCGTGCAAGTCTTTACTGGTATTGCAGGTAACCACATTGTGAGTTTTAACTCGAGCGGTATGGTAGCTATTCGCGATAAAGAGGTAAGCGCTGGAGATGTAGAGCGCGTACTTGAAACAGCTAAAGCGATCAACATTCCAACCGATCAACAGATTTTGCATATTCTTGTTCAGGAATTCATCATCGATGGTCAAGAGGATGTACGTGAACCAATTGGTATGAGTGGCTTGCGGTTAGAGGTAAAAGTACACATTGTTACTGGCGCAGTAAGTGCAGCACAAAATATTGTGAAATGTGTGCGTCGCTGTGGATTGGAAGTGAACGATCTCATATTGCAACCCTTGGCCTCAAGTCTCGCTGTCTTAACCGAAGATGAAAAAGAACTTGGCGTTGTATTGGTTGATATTGGCGGTGGCACAACGGACATTGCAATTTATTGCCAAGGATCTATACGTCATACAGCGGTCATTCCAATTGCTGGTGATCAAATTACCAATGACATTGCTATGGCATTACGTACGCCAACGATTGATGCTGAGGATTTAAAGATCGCTCATGGTATTGCTCGCCAAGAGATGGCTGATCCAGCCGCCATGATTGATGTTCCAGGAGTAGGAGATCGCGAACCCCGTCCTATGTCTAAGCAAGCCTTGGCTGCTGTGATTGAGCCGCGTGTTGAGGAACTCTTTACTTTGGTAAGGGGAGTTGTGCGTGACTCTGGTTACGAAGACATGGTGTCCTCAGGAATTGTTTTAACTGGTGGTACTTCGCTAATGCCAGGAATGGTTGAGTTAGCTGAGCAAGTCTTCTTAAGGCCGGCTCGTATTGGCACGCCTGAATATCGTGGCCACTTGCATGAAGTGTTACGAAGCCCAAGGTTTGCTACCAGTATTGGTTTGTTAATGGAAGGCCAAGCGCAGTTTATGCGTGGCCGTCGTGTTTCTCAGTCAGGCGCGTTACAAGCTGTGGTCTCGCGTATGAAGGAATGGTTTGCAGGAAATTTTTAA